Proteins encoded in a region of the Falco rusticolus isolate bFalRus1 chromosome 10, bFalRus1.pri, whole genome shotgun sequence genome:
- the EPB42 gene encoding protein 4.2 isoform X1: protein MKQGLSIRKCDFKITMNNNNHHTEEISTERLMVRRGQPFTITVVFSAPIFKYLQLLKKTFLTVQTGSHPSKADGIQTRFDISVLLKDQKQWSAALEEQDPFFWTISVNSPVNAPIGQYTLLLRASKSSHLLGNFTLLFNPWCRDDEVFLPNEAQRQEYILNQEGLIYGGTENAVLAQPWDFSQEDIVDICFTLLDVGERHQQDKDCTQRKNPIYICRIVAAMMNCDECRGILAECGTRQYYDGTPPSKWLGSSPILRQWAASQCKPVRYGQCWVFAAVTCSVLRCLGIPTRVVTGFTWAHNTSSCLSVDEYYDEDGTLLTQDKSTRVWTFHVWNECWMARADLLPKYSGWQALDATCQEKNRSLSFCGPAPVQAIKEGDIEVDYDVCYFFAAINAKCQVWIQTADGLKPVLGSTKYTGNNISTKSVGSERCEDITHNYKYPEGSLQEQEVLDKAYRKAKELETTTTSSKTEFSTIPTALEEPINLFMHLQSKSPLLLGQDIPLSIEVFNHSDGEKAIHLVAGAQSLHYDGVPTTQLWKEEFHFILKSNEANNLQVFVPYSRYRKGSGESHLLRLTAMLREEDSTYIYFAQEEISICEPLLTIEFPENMVQYQPSTAKISLQNPLTEPLEKCTIVVAGRGLIYRQREYSLGSVQPKSSQELQIPFTPIQAGPRRLTAHLTCLQLQNMKSYKTINIAAA, encoded by the exons GTCTGAGCAtcagaaaatgtgatttcaaGATCACAATGAACAACAATAACCACCACACAGAAGAAATCAGCACTGAAAGGCTTATGGTGAGGCGAGGGCAGCCATTCACTATCACTGTGGTCTTCTCGGCTCCAATATTCAAATACCTGCAGCTACTGAAGAAGACCTTCCTCACAGTACAGACAG GATCACATCCTTCCAAAGCAGATGGAATCCAGACTAGATTTGACATCTCCGTCCTGCTTAAAGACCAGAAGCAGTGGAGCGCAGCACTGGAAGAACAAGACCCATTCTTCTGGACCATCTCTGTGAACAGCCCTGTCAATGCTCCCATTGGCCAGTACACACTGCTTTTACGTGCCTCCAAGTCTTCCCATCTCCTGGGCAACTTCACTCTTCTCTTTAATCCCTGGTGCCGAG ATGATGAGGTGTTCTTGCCTAATGAGGCACAGCGGCAGGAGTACATTTTAAACCAAGAGGGTCTCATCTACGGGGGGACTGAAAATGCAGTCCTAGCGCAACCCTGGGACTTCAGTCAG GAGGATATTGTTGACATCTGCTTCACACTGCTGGATGTAGGTGAACGCCATCAACAAGACAAGGATTGCACCCAGCGCAAGAACCCTATTTACATCTGCCGCATAGTTGCTGCCATG atGAACTGCGATGAGTGTAGAGGAATCCTGGCAGAATGTGGGACCAGGCAATACTATGATGGGACACCCCCTTCCAAGTGGCTAGGAAGCAGTCCCATCCTCCGGCAGTGGGCTGCATCACAATGCAAGCCTGTCCGCTATGGGCAGTGTTGGGTGTTTGCTGCAGTCACGTGTTCAG TTCTGAGGTGCCTGGGAATTCCTACCAGGGTGGTCACAGGCTTTACGTGGGCTCACAACACTAGCAGCTGCCTAAGTGTGGATGAGTATTATGATGAAGATGGGACACTGCTTACACAAGACAAAAGCACCCGGGTCTG GACCTTTCACGTTTGGAACGAATGCTGGATGGCTCGAGCAGACTTGCTACCAAAGTACAGTGGGTGGCAGGCACTGGATGCCAcctgccaggaaaaaaacagaa GTCTGTCCTTCTGTGGGCCAGCCCCTGTTCAAGCCATCAAGGAAGGGGACATAGAAGTGGATTATGATGTCTGCTACTTCTTTGCTGCCATCAATGCCAAGTGCCAGGTCTGGATACAAACAGCGGATGGCCTCAAGCCAGTTCTTGGTAGCACAAAATACACTGGCAACAACATCAGCACCAAGAGTGTGGGCAGTGAACGCTGTGAGGATATCACACACAACTACAAGTATCCTGAAG GTTCTCTTCAGGAACAAGAAGTACTAGACAAAGCCtacagaaaggcaaaggaacTTGAGAcaaccaccaccagcagcaaaacagagttTAGCACCATCCCTACTGCCCTTGAAGAGCCAATTAACCTTTTCATGCACCTCCAGTCAAAGAGTCCTCTGCTACTGGGACAAGATATTCCACTTTCTATTGAAGTGTTTAACCACAGCGATGGAGAAAAGGCTATTCACCTGGTAGCTGGGGCCCAGTCTCTGCATTATGATGGTGTGCCCACTACCCAACTTTGGAAGGAAGAGTTTCATTTTATCCTCAAAAGCAATGAAG CTAACAACCTGCAGGTCTTTGTGCCTTATTCACGGTACAGAAAAGGGTCAGGAGAGAGTCATCTGCTTAGGCTGACTGCCATGCTGAGAGAAGAGGACTCCACCTACATATACTTCGCACAGGAAGAGATCAGCATTTGTGAACCCCTTCTCACTATTGAG TTTCCAGAAAACATGGTACAGTATCAGCCAAGCACAGCAAAGATCAGCCTCCAGAACCCTCTCACCGAACCCCTGGAGAAATGTACGATAGTGGTTGCAGGGCGAGGGCTCATTTACAGACAAAGAGAGTACAG CTTGGGCTCTGTTCAACCTAAAAGCAGTCAAGAGCTACAAATCCCATTCACCCCCATCCAAGCAGGGCCCAGAAGACTCACTGCACATCTTACCTGCCTTCAACTCCAGAACATGAAGAGCTACAAAACTATCAACATCGCAGCTGCCTGA
- the EPB42 gene encoding protein 4.2 isoform X4 produces MKQGLSIRKCDFKITMNNNNHHTEEISTERLMVRRGQPFTITVVFSAPIFKYLQLLKKTFLTVQTDQKQWSAALEEQDPFFWTISVNSPVNAPIGQYTLLLRASKSSHLLGNFTLLFNPWCRDDEVFLPNEAQRQEYILNQEGLIYGGTENAVLAQPWDFSQEDIVDICFTLLDVGERHQQDKDCTQRKNPIYICRIVAAMMNCDECRGILAECGTRQYYDGTPPSKWLGSSPILRQWAASQCKPVRYGQCWVFAAVTCSVLRCLGIPTRVVTGFTWAHNTSSCLSVDEYYDEDGTLLTQDKSTRVWTFHVWNECWMARADLLPKYSGWQALDATCQEKNRSLSFCGPAPVQAIKEGDIEVDYDVCYFFAAINAKCQVWIQTADGLKPVLGSTKYTGNNISTKSVGSERCEDITHNYKYPEGSLQEQEVLDKAYRKAKELETTTTSSKTEFSTIPTALEEPINLFMHLQSKSPLLLGQDIPLSIEVFNHSDGEKAIHLVAGAQSLHYDGVPTTQLWKEEFHFILKSNEANNLQVFVPYSRYRKGSGESHLLRLTAMLREEDSTYIYFAQEEISICEPLLTIEFPENMVQYQPSTAKISLQNPLTEPLEKCTIVVAGRGLIYRQREYSLGSVQPKSSQELQIPFTPIQAGPRRLTAHLTCLQLQNMKSYKTINIAAA; encoded by the exons GTCTGAGCAtcagaaaatgtgatttcaaGATCACAATGAACAACAATAACCACCACACAGAAGAAATCAGCACTGAAAGGCTTATGGTGAGGCGAGGGCAGCCATTCACTATCACTGTGGTCTTCTCGGCTCCAATATTCAAATACCTGCAGCTACTGAAGAAGACCTTCCTCACAGTACAGACAG ACCAGAAGCAGTGGAGCGCAGCACTGGAAGAACAAGACCCATTCTTCTGGACCATCTCTGTGAACAGCCCTGTCAATGCTCCCATTGGCCAGTACACACTGCTTTTACGTGCCTCCAAGTCTTCCCATCTCCTGGGCAACTTCACTCTTCTCTTTAATCCCTGGTGCCGAG ATGATGAGGTGTTCTTGCCTAATGAGGCACAGCGGCAGGAGTACATTTTAAACCAAGAGGGTCTCATCTACGGGGGGACTGAAAATGCAGTCCTAGCGCAACCCTGGGACTTCAGTCAG GAGGATATTGTTGACATCTGCTTCACACTGCTGGATGTAGGTGAACGCCATCAACAAGACAAGGATTGCACCCAGCGCAAGAACCCTATTTACATCTGCCGCATAGTTGCTGCCATG atGAACTGCGATGAGTGTAGAGGAATCCTGGCAGAATGTGGGACCAGGCAATACTATGATGGGACACCCCCTTCCAAGTGGCTAGGAAGCAGTCCCATCCTCCGGCAGTGGGCTGCATCACAATGCAAGCCTGTCCGCTATGGGCAGTGTTGGGTGTTTGCTGCAGTCACGTGTTCAG TTCTGAGGTGCCTGGGAATTCCTACCAGGGTGGTCACAGGCTTTACGTGGGCTCACAACACTAGCAGCTGCCTAAGTGTGGATGAGTATTATGATGAAGATGGGACACTGCTTACACAAGACAAAAGCACCCGGGTCTG GACCTTTCACGTTTGGAACGAATGCTGGATGGCTCGAGCAGACTTGCTACCAAAGTACAGTGGGTGGCAGGCACTGGATGCCAcctgccaggaaaaaaacagaa GTCTGTCCTTCTGTGGGCCAGCCCCTGTTCAAGCCATCAAGGAAGGGGACATAGAAGTGGATTATGATGTCTGCTACTTCTTTGCTGCCATCAATGCCAAGTGCCAGGTCTGGATACAAACAGCGGATGGCCTCAAGCCAGTTCTTGGTAGCACAAAATACACTGGCAACAACATCAGCACCAAGAGTGTGGGCAGTGAACGCTGTGAGGATATCACACACAACTACAAGTATCCTGAAG GTTCTCTTCAGGAACAAGAAGTACTAGACAAAGCCtacagaaaggcaaaggaacTTGAGAcaaccaccaccagcagcaaaacagagttTAGCACCATCCCTACTGCCCTTGAAGAGCCAATTAACCTTTTCATGCACCTCCAGTCAAAGAGTCCTCTGCTACTGGGACAAGATATTCCACTTTCTATTGAAGTGTTTAACCACAGCGATGGAGAAAAGGCTATTCACCTGGTAGCTGGGGCCCAGTCTCTGCATTATGATGGTGTGCCCACTACCCAACTTTGGAAGGAAGAGTTTCATTTTATCCTCAAAAGCAATGAAG CTAACAACCTGCAGGTCTTTGTGCCTTATTCACGGTACAGAAAAGGGTCAGGAGAGAGTCATCTGCTTAGGCTGACTGCCATGCTGAGAGAAGAGGACTCCACCTACATATACTTCGCACAGGAAGAGATCAGCATTTGTGAACCCCTTCTCACTATTGAG TTTCCAGAAAACATGGTACAGTATCAGCCAAGCACAGCAAAGATCAGCCTCCAGAACCCTCTCACCGAACCCCTGGAGAAATGTACGATAGTGGTTGCAGGGCGAGGGCTCATTTACAGACAAAGAGAGTACAG CTTGGGCTCTGTTCAACCTAAAAGCAGTCAAGAGCTACAAATCCCATTCACCCCCATCCAAGCAGGGCCCAGAAGACTCACTGCACATCTTACCTGCCTTCAACTCCAGAACATGAAGAGCTACAAAACTATCAACATCGCAGCTGCCTGA
- the EPB42 gene encoding protein 4.2 isoform X2, whose amino-acid sequence MKQGLSIRKCDFKITMNNNNHHTEEISTERLMVRRGQPFTITVVFSAPIFKYLQLLKKTFLTVQTADGIQTRFDISVLLKDQKQWSAALEEQDPFFWTISVNSPVNAPIGQYTLLLRASKSSHLLGNFTLLFNPWCRDDEVFLPNEAQRQEYILNQEGLIYGGTENAVLAQPWDFSQEDIVDICFTLLDVGERHQQDKDCTQRKNPIYICRIVAAMMNCDECRGILAECGTRQYYDGTPPSKWLGSSPILRQWAASQCKPVRYGQCWVFAAVTCSVLRCLGIPTRVVTGFTWAHNTSSCLSVDEYYDEDGTLLTQDKSTRVWTFHVWNECWMARADLLPKYSGWQALDATCQEKNRSLSFCGPAPVQAIKEGDIEVDYDVCYFFAAINAKCQVWIQTADGLKPVLGSTKYTGNNISTKSVGSERCEDITHNYKYPEGSLQEQEVLDKAYRKAKELETTTTSSKTEFSTIPTALEEPINLFMHLQSKSPLLLGQDIPLSIEVFNHSDGEKAIHLVAGAQSLHYDGVPTTQLWKEEFHFILKSNEANNLQVFVPYSRYRKGSGESHLLRLTAMLREEDSTYIYFAQEEISICEPLLTIEFPENMVQYQPSTAKISLQNPLTEPLEKCTIVVAGRGLIYRQREYSLGSVQPKSSQELQIPFTPIQAGPRRLTAHLTCLQLQNMKSYKTINIAAA is encoded by the exons GTCTGAGCAtcagaaaatgtgatttcaaGATCACAATGAACAACAATAACCACCACACAGAAGAAATCAGCACTGAAAGGCTTATGGTGAGGCGAGGGCAGCCATTCACTATCACTGTGGTCTTCTCGGCTCCAATATTCAAATACCTGCAGCTACTGAAGAAGACCTTCCTCACAGTACAGACAG CAGATGGAATCCAGACTAGATTTGACATCTCCGTCCTGCTTAAAGACCAGAAGCAGTGGAGCGCAGCACTGGAAGAACAAGACCCATTCTTCTGGACCATCTCTGTGAACAGCCCTGTCAATGCTCCCATTGGCCAGTACACACTGCTTTTACGTGCCTCCAAGTCTTCCCATCTCCTGGGCAACTTCACTCTTCTCTTTAATCCCTGGTGCCGAG ATGATGAGGTGTTCTTGCCTAATGAGGCACAGCGGCAGGAGTACATTTTAAACCAAGAGGGTCTCATCTACGGGGGGACTGAAAATGCAGTCCTAGCGCAACCCTGGGACTTCAGTCAG GAGGATATTGTTGACATCTGCTTCACACTGCTGGATGTAGGTGAACGCCATCAACAAGACAAGGATTGCACCCAGCGCAAGAACCCTATTTACATCTGCCGCATAGTTGCTGCCATG atGAACTGCGATGAGTGTAGAGGAATCCTGGCAGAATGTGGGACCAGGCAATACTATGATGGGACACCCCCTTCCAAGTGGCTAGGAAGCAGTCCCATCCTCCGGCAGTGGGCTGCATCACAATGCAAGCCTGTCCGCTATGGGCAGTGTTGGGTGTTTGCTGCAGTCACGTGTTCAG TTCTGAGGTGCCTGGGAATTCCTACCAGGGTGGTCACAGGCTTTACGTGGGCTCACAACACTAGCAGCTGCCTAAGTGTGGATGAGTATTATGATGAAGATGGGACACTGCTTACACAAGACAAAAGCACCCGGGTCTG GACCTTTCACGTTTGGAACGAATGCTGGATGGCTCGAGCAGACTTGCTACCAAAGTACAGTGGGTGGCAGGCACTGGATGCCAcctgccaggaaaaaaacagaa GTCTGTCCTTCTGTGGGCCAGCCCCTGTTCAAGCCATCAAGGAAGGGGACATAGAAGTGGATTATGATGTCTGCTACTTCTTTGCTGCCATCAATGCCAAGTGCCAGGTCTGGATACAAACAGCGGATGGCCTCAAGCCAGTTCTTGGTAGCACAAAATACACTGGCAACAACATCAGCACCAAGAGTGTGGGCAGTGAACGCTGTGAGGATATCACACACAACTACAAGTATCCTGAAG GTTCTCTTCAGGAACAAGAAGTACTAGACAAAGCCtacagaaaggcaaaggaacTTGAGAcaaccaccaccagcagcaaaacagagttTAGCACCATCCCTACTGCCCTTGAAGAGCCAATTAACCTTTTCATGCACCTCCAGTCAAAGAGTCCTCTGCTACTGGGACAAGATATTCCACTTTCTATTGAAGTGTTTAACCACAGCGATGGAGAAAAGGCTATTCACCTGGTAGCTGGGGCCCAGTCTCTGCATTATGATGGTGTGCCCACTACCCAACTTTGGAAGGAAGAGTTTCATTTTATCCTCAAAAGCAATGAAG CTAACAACCTGCAGGTCTTTGTGCCTTATTCACGGTACAGAAAAGGGTCAGGAGAGAGTCATCTGCTTAGGCTGACTGCCATGCTGAGAGAAGAGGACTCCACCTACATATACTTCGCACAGGAAGAGATCAGCATTTGTGAACCCCTTCTCACTATTGAG TTTCCAGAAAACATGGTACAGTATCAGCCAAGCACAGCAAAGATCAGCCTCCAGAACCCTCTCACCGAACCCCTGGAGAAATGTACGATAGTGGTTGCAGGGCGAGGGCTCATTTACAGACAAAGAGAGTACAG CTTGGGCTCTGTTCAACCTAAAAGCAGTCAAGAGCTACAAATCCCATTCACCCCCATCCAAGCAGGGCCCAGAAGACTCACTGCACATCTTACCTGCCTTCAACTCCAGAACATGAAGAGCTACAAAACTATCAACATCGCAGCTGCCTGA
- the EPB42 gene encoding protein 4.2 isoform X3, which yields MKQGLSIRKCDFKITMNNNNHHTEEISTERLMVRRGQPFTITVVFSAPIFKYLQLLKKTFLTVQTDGIQTRFDISVLLKDQKQWSAALEEQDPFFWTISVNSPVNAPIGQYTLLLRASKSSHLLGNFTLLFNPWCRDDEVFLPNEAQRQEYILNQEGLIYGGTENAVLAQPWDFSQEDIVDICFTLLDVGERHQQDKDCTQRKNPIYICRIVAAMMNCDECRGILAECGTRQYYDGTPPSKWLGSSPILRQWAASQCKPVRYGQCWVFAAVTCSVLRCLGIPTRVVTGFTWAHNTSSCLSVDEYYDEDGTLLTQDKSTRVWTFHVWNECWMARADLLPKYSGWQALDATCQEKNRSLSFCGPAPVQAIKEGDIEVDYDVCYFFAAINAKCQVWIQTADGLKPVLGSTKYTGNNISTKSVGSERCEDITHNYKYPEGSLQEQEVLDKAYRKAKELETTTTSSKTEFSTIPTALEEPINLFMHLQSKSPLLLGQDIPLSIEVFNHSDGEKAIHLVAGAQSLHYDGVPTTQLWKEEFHFILKSNEANNLQVFVPYSRYRKGSGESHLLRLTAMLREEDSTYIYFAQEEISICEPLLTIEFPENMVQYQPSTAKISLQNPLTEPLEKCTIVVAGRGLIYRQREYSLGSVQPKSSQELQIPFTPIQAGPRRLTAHLTCLQLQNMKSYKTINIAAA from the exons GTCTGAGCAtcagaaaatgtgatttcaaGATCACAATGAACAACAATAACCACCACACAGAAGAAATCAGCACTGAAAGGCTTATGGTGAGGCGAGGGCAGCCATTCACTATCACTGTGGTCTTCTCGGCTCCAATATTCAAATACCTGCAGCTACTGAAGAAGACCTTCCTCACAGTACAGACAG ATGGAATCCAGACTAGATTTGACATCTCCGTCCTGCTTAAAGACCAGAAGCAGTGGAGCGCAGCACTGGAAGAACAAGACCCATTCTTCTGGACCATCTCTGTGAACAGCCCTGTCAATGCTCCCATTGGCCAGTACACACTGCTTTTACGTGCCTCCAAGTCTTCCCATCTCCTGGGCAACTTCACTCTTCTCTTTAATCCCTGGTGCCGAG ATGATGAGGTGTTCTTGCCTAATGAGGCACAGCGGCAGGAGTACATTTTAAACCAAGAGGGTCTCATCTACGGGGGGACTGAAAATGCAGTCCTAGCGCAACCCTGGGACTTCAGTCAG GAGGATATTGTTGACATCTGCTTCACACTGCTGGATGTAGGTGAACGCCATCAACAAGACAAGGATTGCACCCAGCGCAAGAACCCTATTTACATCTGCCGCATAGTTGCTGCCATG atGAACTGCGATGAGTGTAGAGGAATCCTGGCAGAATGTGGGACCAGGCAATACTATGATGGGACACCCCCTTCCAAGTGGCTAGGAAGCAGTCCCATCCTCCGGCAGTGGGCTGCATCACAATGCAAGCCTGTCCGCTATGGGCAGTGTTGGGTGTTTGCTGCAGTCACGTGTTCAG TTCTGAGGTGCCTGGGAATTCCTACCAGGGTGGTCACAGGCTTTACGTGGGCTCACAACACTAGCAGCTGCCTAAGTGTGGATGAGTATTATGATGAAGATGGGACACTGCTTACACAAGACAAAAGCACCCGGGTCTG GACCTTTCACGTTTGGAACGAATGCTGGATGGCTCGAGCAGACTTGCTACCAAAGTACAGTGGGTGGCAGGCACTGGATGCCAcctgccaggaaaaaaacagaa GTCTGTCCTTCTGTGGGCCAGCCCCTGTTCAAGCCATCAAGGAAGGGGACATAGAAGTGGATTATGATGTCTGCTACTTCTTTGCTGCCATCAATGCCAAGTGCCAGGTCTGGATACAAACAGCGGATGGCCTCAAGCCAGTTCTTGGTAGCACAAAATACACTGGCAACAACATCAGCACCAAGAGTGTGGGCAGTGAACGCTGTGAGGATATCACACACAACTACAAGTATCCTGAAG GTTCTCTTCAGGAACAAGAAGTACTAGACAAAGCCtacagaaaggcaaaggaacTTGAGAcaaccaccaccagcagcaaaacagagttTAGCACCATCCCTACTGCCCTTGAAGAGCCAATTAACCTTTTCATGCACCTCCAGTCAAAGAGTCCTCTGCTACTGGGACAAGATATTCCACTTTCTATTGAAGTGTTTAACCACAGCGATGGAGAAAAGGCTATTCACCTGGTAGCTGGGGCCCAGTCTCTGCATTATGATGGTGTGCCCACTACCCAACTTTGGAAGGAAGAGTTTCATTTTATCCTCAAAAGCAATGAAG CTAACAACCTGCAGGTCTTTGTGCCTTATTCACGGTACAGAAAAGGGTCAGGAGAGAGTCATCTGCTTAGGCTGACTGCCATGCTGAGAGAAGAGGACTCCACCTACATATACTTCGCACAGGAAGAGATCAGCATTTGTGAACCCCTTCTCACTATTGAG TTTCCAGAAAACATGGTACAGTATCAGCCAAGCACAGCAAAGATCAGCCTCCAGAACCCTCTCACCGAACCCCTGGAGAAATGTACGATAGTGGTTGCAGGGCGAGGGCTCATTTACAGACAAAGAGAGTACAG CTTGGGCTCTGTTCAACCTAAAAGCAGTCAAGAGCTACAAATCCCATTCACCCCCATCCAAGCAGGGCCCAGAAGACTCACTGCACATCTTACCTGCCTTCAACTCCAGAACATGAAGAGCTACAAAACTATCAACATCGCAGCTGCCTGA
- the EPB42 gene encoding protein 4.2 isoform X5, with amino-acid sequence MKQGSHPSKADGIQTRFDISVLLKDQKQWSAALEEQDPFFWTISVNSPVNAPIGQYTLLLRASKSSHLLGNFTLLFNPWCRDDEVFLPNEAQRQEYILNQEGLIYGGTENAVLAQPWDFSQEDIVDICFTLLDVGERHQQDKDCTQRKNPIYICRIVAAMMNCDECRGILAECGTRQYYDGTPPSKWLGSSPILRQWAASQCKPVRYGQCWVFAAVTCSVLRCLGIPTRVVTGFTWAHNTSSCLSVDEYYDEDGTLLTQDKSTRVWTFHVWNECWMARADLLPKYSGWQALDATCQEKNRSLSFCGPAPVQAIKEGDIEVDYDVCYFFAAINAKCQVWIQTADGLKPVLGSTKYTGNNISTKSVGSERCEDITHNYKYPEGSLQEQEVLDKAYRKAKELETTTTSSKTEFSTIPTALEEPINLFMHLQSKSPLLLGQDIPLSIEVFNHSDGEKAIHLVAGAQSLHYDGVPTTQLWKEEFHFILKSNEANNLQVFVPYSRYRKGSGESHLLRLTAMLREEDSTYIYFAQEEISICEPLLTIEFPENMVQYQPSTAKISLQNPLTEPLEKCTIVVAGRGLIYRQREYSLGSVQPKSSQELQIPFTPIQAGPRRLTAHLTCLQLQNMKSYKTINIAAA; translated from the exons GATCACATCCTTCCAAAGCAGATGGAATCCAGACTAGATTTGACATCTCCGTCCTGCTTAAAGACCAGAAGCAGTGGAGCGCAGCACTGGAAGAACAAGACCCATTCTTCTGGACCATCTCTGTGAACAGCCCTGTCAATGCTCCCATTGGCCAGTACACACTGCTTTTACGTGCCTCCAAGTCTTCCCATCTCCTGGGCAACTTCACTCTTCTCTTTAATCCCTGGTGCCGAG ATGATGAGGTGTTCTTGCCTAATGAGGCACAGCGGCAGGAGTACATTTTAAACCAAGAGGGTCTCATCTACGGGGGGACTGAAAATGCAGTCCTAGCGCAACCCTGGGACTTCAGTCAG GAGGATATTGTTGACATCTGCTTCACACTGCTGGATGTAGGTGAACGCCATCAACAAGACAAGGATTGCACCCAGCGCAAGAACCCTATTTACATCTGCCGCATAGTTGCTGCCATG atGAACTGCGATGAGTGTAGAGGAATCCTGGCAGAATGTGGGACCAGGCAATACTATGATGGGACACCCCCTTCCAAGTGGCTAGGAAGCAGTCCCATCCTCCGGCAGTGGGCTGCATCACAATGCAAGCCTGTCCGCTATGGGCAGTGTTGGGTGTTTGCTGCAGTCACGTGTTCAG TTCTGAGGTGCCTGGGAATTCCTACCAGGGTGGTCACAGGCTTTACGTGGGCTCACAACACTAGCAGCTGCCTAAGTGTGGATGAGTATTATGATGAAGATGGGACACTGCTTACACAAGACAAAAGCACCCGGGTCTG GACCTTTCACGTTTGGAACGAATGCTGGATGGCTCGAGCAGACTTGCTACCAAAGTACAGTGGGTGGCAGGCACTGGATGCCAcctgccaggaaaaaaacagaa GTCTGTCCTTCTGTGGGCCAGCCCCTGTTCAAGCCATCAAGGAAGGGGACATAGAAGTGGATTATGATGTCTGCTACTTCTTTGCTGCCATCAATGCCAAGTGCCAGGTCTGGATACAAACAGCGGATGGCCTCAAGCCAGTTCTTGGTAGCACAAAATACACTGGCAACAACATCAGCACCAAGAGTGTGGGCAGTGAACGCTGTGAGGATATCACACACAACTACAAGTATCCTGAAG GTTCTCTTCAGGAACAAGAAGTACTAGACAAAGCCtacagaaaggcaaaggaacTTGAGAcaaccaccaccagcagcaaaacagagttTAGCACCATCCCTACTGCCCTTGAAGAGCCAATTAACCTTTTCATGCACCTCCAGTCAAAGAGTCCTCTGCTACTGGGACAAGATATTCCACTTTCTATTGAAGTGTTTAACCACAGCGATGGAGAAAAGGCTATTCACCTGGTAGCTGGGGCCCAGTCTCTGCATTATGATGGTGTGCCCACTACCCAACTTTGGAAGGAAGAGTTTCATTTTATCCTCAAAAGCAATGAAG CTAACAACCTGCAGGTCTTTGTGCCTTATTCACGGTACAGAAAAGGGTCAGGAGAGAGTCATCTGCTTAGGCTGACTGCCATGCTGAGAGAAGAGGACTCCACCTACATATACTTCGCACAGGAAGAGATCAGCATTTGTGAACCCCTTCTCACTATTGAG TTTCCAGAAAACATGGTACAGTATCAGCCAAGCACAGCAAAGATCAGCCTCCAGAACCCTCTCACCGAACCCCTGGAGAAATGTACGATAGTGGTTGCAGGGCGAGGGCTCATTTACAGACAAAGAGAGTACAG CTTGGGCTCTGTTCAACCTAAAAGCAGTCAAGAGCTACAAATCCCATTCACCCCCATCCAAGCAGGGCCCAGAAGACTCACTGCACATCTTACCTGCCTTCAACTCCAGAACATGAAGAGCTACAAAACTATCAACATCGCAGCTGCCTGA